The Chloroflexia bacterium SDU3-3 genome includes the window CACGGCAAGACCACGCTGACCGCTGCCATCACCAAGGTGCTGGCGCTGCGCGGCGCGGCGAAGTTCACGAGCTACGACCAGATCGACAACGCTCCTGAGGAGCGCGCTCGTGGTATCACGATCGCCATCCGCC containing:
- the tuf gene encoding elongation factor Tu (EF-Tu; promotes GTP-dependent binding of aminoacyl-tRNA to the A-site of ribosomes during protein biosynthesis; when the tRNA anticodon matches the mRNA codon, GTP hydrolysis results; the inactive EF-Tu-GDP leaves the ribosome and release of GDP is promoted by elongation factor Ts; many prokaryotes have two copies of the gene encoding EF-Tu): MAKQKFERTKPHVNIGTIGHVDHGKTTLTAAITKVLALRGAAKFTSYDQIDNAPEERARGITIAIR